Proteins found in one Ornithorhynchus anatinus isolate Pmale09 chromosome 8, mOrnAna1.pri.v4, whole genome shotgun sequence genomic segment:
- the LOC100083732 gene encoding histone H2B type 1-P-like, giving the protein MPLSLHPSVPVPTEGLWKAMTKDQKARKKRKHRRSENYSIYVYKVLKQVHPLISISTKAVGIMDSFIKDIFEHIASEASHLACCTKRSTITTREIQTAVLLTLPGELARHAVSEGTKAITKYTSVK; this is encoded by the exons ATGCCTTTGTCACTCCACCCA TCCGTGCCAGTGCCTACGGAGGGCTTGTGGAAGGCGATGACCAAGGATCAGAAGGCCCGCAAGAAGCGCAAGCACAGGCGCTCTGAGAACTACTCCATCTACGTGTATAAGGTGCTGAAGCAGGTCCACCCACTCATCAGCATCTCAACCAAGGCCGTGGGAATCATGGACTCATTTATCAAGGACATCTTTGAGCACATCGCCAGCGAAGCCTCCCACCTGGcatgctgtaccaagcgctcgacCATCACAACCCGGGAGATCCAGACAGCCGTGCTGCTGACGCTTCCCGGGGAGCTGGCCAGGCATGCGGTGTCCGAAGGCACCAAGGCCATCACCAAGTACACCTCGGTGAAATGA